The window catggtggatgacacactttgagaggcagggggtcacttgaagccgggagtttgagatcagcctgggcaacatagcgagaccctgtctctatgaaaaattaaaaaaaattagctgggcatggtggtgtgcatcggcagtcctagctactccagaggctgaggtgggagaattacttaaCCCTGGGAAGTCAAgtcttcagtgagctgtgattgtaccactgcactacagactgggcaacagagggagactgtctcaaaaaaaaaaaaaaaaaaaagaaagaaaagttgtgATTATCTCCAGCCACGTGTCTGCACTGAAGTGCGTCCTGTGGCCCAGGAGGATGCTGGAGCTGAGAAGATCTTCCAGAGCAATGGGATTCAGCTCTTACAACACCTTCTAGACACAAGAGCTACCCTTAGGGGGCTCAAAGTTAGACTCTTCTATCATATGCgtgtgcacatacatgcacattgAGCGGGCCTGCAAGCAGGTTAGCAGAGAGGCTGGATtagctttctgtatttttttttttttgagacagagtctcactctgtcgcccaggctggagtgcagtggcgcgatctcagctcactgcagcctccgtttcccgggttcaagcaaatctcctgctttagcctcccgagtagctgggattataggcacgcatcagtatgcccggctaattcttgtagtTGTAGTAGAGATagaatctcaccatgttggccaggctggtctcgaactcctgacctcaaacaatgcacccaccttggtctcccaaagtgttgggattaccgtcatgagccattgtgccctgtttttttttttttttttttttttttgtttgagtgaGCATGTATTACTTCTATACTCAGAGGAAAAAATAACGGTAGATATATCAattcatctctcttttcccctaaaagataaataagagctgggcgtggtgcctcacgcctataatcccagcactttgggaggccgaggtgggcagaccacaagatcaggagtttgagaccagcctggccgacatggtgaaaccccgtctctactaaaagatacaaaaaattagccaggcatgctggcatgcacctgtaatcccagctattctggaggctgaggcaggagaatcacttgaactcaggaggcggaggctgcagtgagccgagatcgcgccattgctctccagcctgggcaacagggcgactctgtcttaaaaaaaaaaaagataaataagaaaagctTTGCAAAGGCCTTGCATGAGCAGGGCCTTTCACAATGGTCCTATGAGGTGTGGATATCGTGTTCACAGTGGTCCCACGAGGTGTGGGTATCGTGTTCACAGTGGTCCCACGAGGTGTGTCTATTGTGTTCACAGTGGTCCTACGAGGTGTGGGTATCGTGTTCACAATGGTCCTATGAGGTGTGGATATTCTTTTCCCcttagttttacagatgaggaacctcaAAAGCTCCAGAGCGTTTGGCCCCAGGGGCAGGGCTGGCATGCAGGCCTCACTTCTGAGGTCCTTCCCGATCCTACAGCCGCCTCCCTTAGGTAGCAGATCAGCTAAGCAGATTCTCCGGGCTGCCCTGGACACAGTTGTCAGAACTCTGTAGCCTTCTTGTCTTGCTTTTCTCCACATCTCCTAGGAAGCCTGTTTCTTTTACTTGTAGGGGTTGGAACTAGTGTTCTACTGTCTAAGCGGGGTGTCTTTACAGGTCTGAAAAAGATTTTGGAAGTGGGGGGCTCTCTACAGGACCCTCCTGGGGAGCTCGCAGTGACCGCAAACAGCCGCATGAGCGCCTCTATTCTCCTCAGCAAGCTCTTTGATGACCTCAAGTGTGATGCGGAGAGGGAGAATTTCCACAGACTTTGTGAAAACTACATCAAGTAAGGAAGTCTGTTTCACCTCCCGTTGCCAGGGATTCTAGCGAAAAAGTTCTGACTCCTTGAGGAGGGGCAGAAATGAAAGGTTTCCAGCAGAAACAGTAATCTTGGGGAGGACTAGTTGGAGGCTGAACAAAGGGAAAGTGGCCCCAAGGCCCACTTCCTGCTCCAAAGTGGCCTCCGCAGGGAGGTTCTTTCTCAAGTCAATGTTCCAATAATGCAACAAACGCCATCAAGCACGTACTGGGTTTACCAAACACTTCCTACGCTTCTGTTCCCACACAGATGAAACAtgacagtcctttttttttttttcttgagacagagtttcactcttgttgctcaggctggagtgcaatggcatgatctcaggtcaccacaaccttcgcctctagggttcaagcgattctcctgcttcagcctcctgagtagctgggatcacaggcatgcaccaccacacccagctaattttgtatttttagtagagacggggtttctccatattggtcaggctggtctcgaactcccgacctcaggtgatccgcctgccttggcttcccaaagtgctgggattttttttttttttttgagatggagtttcgctcttgttgcccaggctggagtacaatggtatgatcttggctcattgcaacctccaccctcccaggttcaagcaattctcctgcctcagcttcccaagtagctgggataataggcacccaccaccacgcctggctaatttttgtatttttagtagagatggggtttcaccatgttggccaggctggtctcgaactcctgacctcacacctgaggtgatctgcccgccttggcctcctaaagtgctgggattacaggcatgaggacCGCGTCCAGGCGACAGTCCTTGTTCTTAAAGGAgattataggccaggtgtggtggcttacacctgtaatcccagcactttgggaggtggaggcaggtgggtgatcaccttaggtcaggagttcgagaccagcctggccaacatggtgaaaccccatctctactaaaaatacagaaaattagccaggtgtggtggtgggtgcctgtaatcccagctacttgggaggctgaggcaggagaatcgcttgaatccaggaggtggaggttgcagtgagccgagatcacgccattgcactccagccttggggacagagtgagactctgtctcaaaaaaaaaaaaaaaaaagaaagaaaaaaaattaaaggagctTACAGCTGTTGGGGAGAAAACTGATGATAAATTATGAAATAAGCCGAATCATTTCAGAGCTTAAGTCCAGGAAGGGACATCACTGGTGGTATGGGAGTAACCTGTATTAGATACTATGTCAGGGAAGGCTTGAGTGAAAGTCGATAAAGAAAATCAGCCATTATTGTCCAGGTGGAAACGTCCTAGTCCTCCCATTGGCAGCTTTCCTGCTGTTTCTGCCCAAGTAGTGCAGGTGCCTGGCcagtggaggggaagggagggaagaagagtcCCTTTATGTTGGCCTTGGTGTGACGGCTGTCACCCTGTGCCCCTCAGGAGCTGGTTTGAGGGCCAAGGGCTGGCCGGGAAGCTACGGGCCATCCAGACGGTGTCCTGCCTCCTGCAGGGCCCATGTGACGCTGGCAACCGGGCCTTGGAGCTGAGCGGTGTCATGGAGAGTGTGATTGCTCTGTGTGCCTctgagcaggaggaggagcagctgGTGGCCGTGGAGGCTCTGATCCATGCAGCCGGCAAGGCTAAGCGGGCCTCATTCATCACTGCCAATGGTGTCTCGCTGCTGAAGGACCTATATAAGTGCAGCGAGAAGGACAGCATCCGCATCCGGGCGCTAGTGGTGAGACGGTGGGcctggggtgggtgggcaggCAGCCAGGCAGGGGTCCTGGTCCAGCCGGTGTTGCAGGGTGTGGCCCCAGCACACTCCAGATGAAAATAAGGAATACTGTAatgccaaaaaaattagctaggcttggtggtgcatgcctataggtccagctacttgggaggctgaggcaggaggatcacttgagctcaggaggttgaggctgtggtgagtcacgcatgtcactgcactcctgcctgggcaacacagcaagaccctctctaaaataaatggatgaatgaacgaGATTCTGGGCTTTCTTGTGGTGAGAGACATCGGCATGGCTCCTCCCTCCATGGGGCTTAAGACTGGGCCTGCAGGGGTCATGCAGTGTTCCTGGGAGCTGGTGGTTTGGGGGTTTGGGGACTACCTGGCCCTCCATGAGCCTGTTGTGGCTGTGCACCCTGTGGAAGCTGGTCTTCCTCCCTGGGGCACTCAGTCCTGGATTTCTCCATCCCATAAGGATTTGGCTGTGGCTGAAGCACCTGTCCTCTCCCCACATGCCTCTCAACTCCACCTGCAGAGGGCTTCTTTGTGCGACATGGAAGGAAACAGAGCCATTCTCAGTGTGGCCTGGGAAGGGGTGGGGCCCACGACTGTCCAGCGGCCAGCGCATCAGTGTCTGCAGATGCTGTGTCATGCGGCCACCCCAGTAGCTGATTTTCTTGCCACATGCTCTAGGTGGTGGTCTGGAGGGAGAGGGTGCTGATTTGTCTGTGTAGCTTCCAGGGGGCCATGGCAGAGTGCCAGGGAGGGAGtccaagccaggtgtggaggagctcagctcctgcctccttccccagaGGCCAACTGGTCTTGCCCTCTTCCTCCAGGGACTCTGTAAGCTCGGTTCGGCTGGAGGGACTGACTTCAGCATGAAGCAGTTTGCTGAAGGCTCCACTCTCAAACTGGCTAAGCAGTGTCGAAAGTGAGTCATCTGGCCTTGCTGTGGTTCCCCACCTGTGGGGTAGATCTCAAGACACAGGGGTCTGGGTGGGGGTTGGGGCCTCCTCCGTCCTGCTCTCTGGctcaggcaggggctgcagtcTGGATCCTGGTACGTGAACTGCTTCTGTACATTGAGGGGATGCCCAAACCCTTGGTTTTTCCCCCTTGGCCTTGGTGTACCCCTCCGTACCCCCAATCCTGAGGGTCGTCCACTATCCTGCGTGTCCCCAGGTGGCTGTGCAATGACCAGATCGACGCAGGCACTCGGCGCTGGGCAGTGGAGGGCCTGGCTTACCTGACCTTTGATGCCGACGTGAAGGAAGAGTTTGTGGAGGATGCGGCTGCTCTGAAAGCTCTGTTCCAGCTCAGCAGGGTAGCTCTGTGGTTCCTGCCGTCAGCCTGGGGACACTGTCTAGGATTAGACCTTACCAGGCTTTCTCGGCAGGGCTTGGCCAATGGGGTCTTTTGACCCCAGGGAAGAGGGCTGGTGGCTGAGTGGCTGCTCTGTGTAGTGTGGGCATGTTGGCCAGCACCAGTGGTGTTAGCAAGGACGTTCTTCTTGGAGGAGCTGGGGAGGTCAAGTTTGTAAGCTCCCAAAGTCTGGGGCCTGGGAGTTTCCCGAATTCATCCTGTACCCAAGGGTCCCAGCTGAGGGTGGAATtgggggcctgggcctgggcagcATTTATCTGAGTACTGCTCTGCCCCGGGATGCCCATGTGAATTCCTCTGTGTCCTGGCAGTTGGAGGAGAGGTCAGTGCTCTTTGCGGTGGCCTCAGCGCTGGTGAACTGCACCAACAGCTATGACTACGAGGAGCCCGACCCCAAGATGGTGGAGCTGGCCAAGTATGCCAAGCAGCATGTGCCCGAGCAGCACCCCAAGGTGAGGGGCCGCCAGAGGGGCTAGAGGGTTCCCCACCATGGGGACAGCTAACCCAGGGCATCCACAGCAGAACaacctccctttttttttttttttttttttgagatggagtctcactgtctcccaggctggagtgcagtgatgcgatctcggctcactgcaagctccgcctcccgggttcatgccattctcctgcctcagcctcccgagtagctgggactacaggtgcccgccaccatgcctggctaattttttgtatttttagtggagacagtgtttcaccgtgttagccaggatgatctcgatctcctgacctcgtgatccgcctgcctcagcctcccaaagtgctgggattacaggtgtgagccaccgtgcccagccaacagccTCCCTTTTAAGccagtttgtttccttttgtctGGCTGTTTTATTTCCCAGTTCCTCAATTACTGCTGTGAGAAGGGTCCCCCTTTCTCTGTGAGTCAGCCTAGGCCCCTCTCCTAAGCTGCCTCCTCCCCCAGGACAAGCCAAGCTTCGTGCGGGCTCGGGTGAAGAAGCTGCTGGCAGCGGGTGTGGTGTCGGCCATGGTGTGCATGGTGAAGACGGAGAGCCCTGTGCTGACCAGTTCCTGCAGAGAGCTGCTCTCCAGGTGAGCCAGCCTTGGTAGGAGCCAACCTTTCCCAACTCCTGAGCCTCAGGGCTGCAGATGTGGCTCCAGAGGGTGCAGGTTCCAGTGCTGTGGGCCTCTTAGAGCGACGGGGGCTGCCTGCGTGGCTGCCGTCTTTGCTGAGCCTAGGAGTGCAGCGTCTGCCTGCCAGAGTCCCAGAGCTGCCTGCCCACCACCGCCTTCTCCCCACAGGGTCTTCTTGGCTTTAGTGGAAGAGGTAGAGGACCGAGGCACTGTGGTTGCCCAGGGAGGCGGCAGGGTAAGCTGGTTTACACACCCCTTCCTGATGGCTGAGCCATCAGCCTATAAAACATGACTCAGCAGCTGCCACGCCAGAGCTGGGTGTTAGATATGGAACAGAAAAACATTAATGGCCAGAGGAACACCGTCCCGCTGAGAGAGTGACGCGGAAGCAGGCAAGCTCCTTGGCCCCTCCACACTGGTGCCTGTGAAGGTCCTAGGCTCTACTGTTCCTTTGTCTCATTTACCCCCATGGCCCTGGTGCTCAGCACAATCCATGTCCAGCCCTTATTAGGTGTTTCAGGAAGTGTTTGGATGCAGAGGGTCTGCACAGGGAGTCAagcctggggagagggaggaaggtgagggtGGCACGGTCAGGGCTGGGGAGCCCGATGGTCGGGGTCTTACTCCCAGGGATGTCCTGAGCAGTGACGGGCTTGTTCCTACAGGCGCTGATCCCGCTGGCCCTGGAAGGCACGGACGTGGGGCAGACAAAGGCAGCCCAGGCCCTTGCCAAGCTCACCATCACCTCCAACCCGGAGATGACCTTCCCTGGCGAGCGGGTACGTGTCTTCCTGCCCCGGCCTTTCCACTCCCTCTGTCCCTGATGGCCTGTGGGCTGGGCTGTAGCTCCCCTTTGGGACCAGCAGGAAGTTTCAGCTTTGTCAaggcctggggcagggaggaCAGCCTGAGACAGCAGTACTCTCTTGGGGGTGGGCTTCTCCCTGCAGGGTTGGTGGGGCTTGTGGGGGCTGCGGCAAGTACCCCTGACAGGTGGGGTGCACATTGCAGATCTATGAGGTGGTCCGGCCCCTCGTCTCCCTGTTGCACCTCAACTGCTCAGGCCTGCAGAACTTCGAGGCGCTCATGGCCCTAACAAACCTGGCTGGGATCAGCGAGAGGCTCCGGTAAGGTCCCTTGGGATTGCGGGGCCTGGACCAGGCATCGGGATTCGGAATATCCCCCACAGCAGTTTACACATTGGGAAACACTCCTTGGTCATGGGCTTCTGTGAGCCTCACAGTGACTGCTCCGCATCATTAGAGAGGAGGCGACAGGCCAAGAGGCAGCACGGCACGGCAGACTCTAGAGTCAGACTGCCTCGCTTCCCTGATTGCAAATGGGCAACctcaagcaagttacttaactgctctgtctcagtttctccctctgtgaaatgggatgattatagtacctacctcatggcATAGTGATgaggagaataaaatgagaaaatacaccTAAAAGTACTTACTACATGGGTACCTGGCCCCTAGCATTGTGCCATATcagtatattttagtttttttttttctttgagacggagtcttgctctgtcacccagcctagagggcagtggcatgatctcagctcaccgcaacctctgcctcccaggttcaagcgattctcctgcctcagcctcctgagtagctgggattataggcacgtgctaccgcgcctggctaatttttgtatttttgtagagatggcgctttaccatgttggtcaggctggtctagatctcctgacctcgtgatccgcccacctcagcctcccaaagtgctgggattacaggtgtgagccactgcagctggccagcATGTTTTAGTTTTATTACTAACTGTGACTTTGAACATATTACTCATTACTTAGCCCGTTTCCTATTCTGCAAAACAGTAGTGATGATGATCACACTTGCACCTTTAGTATAGGGCCATGGTGAGAATTAAGTAAGATGATCCAGGTGCCTGGTCAGGGTAAATACTcaaatgaggccgggcgtggtggctcacacctgtaatcctggcaatttgggaggatgaggcaggaggatcactggagcccagaagttcaggCCAGCCTGAGCAGTGTAGCAATACCTCGtccctatttaaaaaagaaattaaagagaatatcaggaagaatagctaatgcatgctgggcttaatacctgggtgatgggatgatctgtgcggTAAACCACAACGGCACATggttacctgtgtaacaaacctgcacgtcctgcacatgtacccctgaacttaacagttggaaaaaaaatttgcaaggtgtggtggcgtgcacctgtagtcccagctactcgagaggctgaggcaggaggatcacttgagcctgggggggtCAAGGCtacagcagtgagctgtgatcatgccactttactccagcctaggtgacagagtgagatcctgcctcaaaaaaacacagaaacaaaaaccctCAAATGTTAGGTGTTAGCCTCACCATCACGACCACCCTGGTCTTCTACATCCTAATTTTGAGCATTTCCCACAATCCTATGCTATTTCCTAGGCCTGGTTAGAAGGCTAAGAAGCACTGTAGTTCATACCTGGTGCAAGAGGGTCCTTGGACATTGCCAAGGGAAATCCTCAGCCCAGGACTTGATTGCATGAGGGTGTGGGTGCAGGGGTGGAGCAGATGTAGAAACTCTGATGATGCTGCCggtgttagtctgttcttgcattgctgtaaaggaatacctgagactgggtaatttataaagaaaagagatttaattgctTCCTGGCTCTACAGGCTGTGTAAGCATGGCATTGGcatttgctcagcttctggggaggcctcagagagcttttaCTCATAgtagaaggcaaagcaggagcaggcacatcacatggtgaaagtaGGAGCAAGAGACAGtcgggggaggtgccacacactttttttttttttgaaatggagtctccctctgttgcccaggctggagtgcagtggcgcaatcttggctcactgcaaccttcacctcctgggttcaatcgcttctcctgcctcagcctccctgagtagctgggactacaggcgcgcaccagcatacccagctaatttttttttgtctttttagtagagacaaggtttcaccatgttggccaggctggtctcgaactcttgacctcaagtcatctgcctgcctcggccttccagagtgctgggattacaggcgtgagcctccacgcccggccGAGATGCCAcgcacttttaaataaccagatctcacgagaacttactatcacgaggatagcaccaagccatgagggacccatcccatgacccagtcacctcccaccaggccctacctccaacattggggattatagtTCAACATGAGGGTTAGAAGGGAAAACATCCAAACCGTATCCCTGCTGCTTCCTCCTGTGGCCCTGCAGGCAGAAGATCCTGAAGGAGAAGGCTGTGCCCATGATAGAAGGCTACATGTTTGAGGAGCATGAGATGATCCGCCGGGCAGCCACGGAGTGCATGTGTAACTTGGCCATGAGCAAGGAGGTGAGGGTTGGTCTGGGTGCTCATGACAGGCGGGGATGCAGAGGTACCTGTGCCCTGGCTGGGCTTTACACCCAACTGACTTGGTCCACTCCTCACATCTGGCCACAGGTGCAGGACCTCTTCGAAGCCCAGGGCAATGACCGACTGAAGCTGCTGGTGCTGTACAGTGGAGAGGATGATGAGCTGCTACAGCGGGCAGCTGCCGGGGGCTTGGCCATGCTTACCTCCATGCGGCCCACGCTCTGCAGCCGCATTCCCCAAGTGGTCAGTGCCTCTTCTCAGTGGGGGAGGAGGGACGGACCAGGAACTCCCAGCAGCAGCTGAAGGGGGCAGTCCtagggtgtgtgggtgtgtcccTTGCCAAGGTTGAGCCTGTTGCCCAGGGGTCATATCTACCCTGTTTTTCTCACAGACCACACACTGGCTGGAGATCCTGCAGGCCCTGCTTCTGAGCTCCAACCAGGAGCTGCAGCACCGGGGTGCTGTGGTGGTGCTGAACATGGTGGAGGCCTCGAGGGAGATTGCCAGCACCCTGATGGAGAGTGAGATGATGGAGATCTTGTCAGTGCTAGCTAAGGGTGACCACAGCCCTGTCACAAGGGCTGCTGCAGCCTGCCTGGACAAAGCAGTGGAATATGGGCTTATCCAACCCAACCAAGATGGAGAGTGAGGGGGTTGTCCCTGGGCCCAAGGCTCATGCACACGCTACCTATTGTGGCACGGAGAGTAAGGACGGAAGCAGCTTTGGCTGGTGGTGGCTGGCATGCCCAATACTCTTGCCCATCCTCGCTTGCTGCCCTAGGATGTCCTCTGTTCTGAGTCAGCGGCCACGTTCAGTCACACAGCCCTGCTTGGCCAGCACTGCCTGCAGCCTCACTCAGAGGGGCCCTTTTTCTGTACTACTGTAGTCAGCTGGGAATGGGGAAGGTGCATCCCAACACAGCCTGTGGATCCTGGGGCATCTGGAAGGGCGCACACATCAGCAGCCTCACCAGCTGTGAGCCTGCTATCAGGCCTGCCCCTCCAATAAAAGTGTGTAGAACTCCACTGTGTGCCCTGTCCTTGGGCAGGGAGGGCTGCTGTGAGTGGGAGTCTCTGAGTGGGTGAGTGTGGGTGAGTATGGGTGTGAGCTGGGCGTGGGTGAGTGTGCAACGGAGCTTCACAGTGGCAGACCCACCTCCATGGAAGGAATCCAATGGATTCCCCAACCAGGGCCCACTGAGTTGCTTCTTAATCCTACTGGAGGGACAAAGGGTAAGCCTAGGAAGCTAATCAATAAGAAACTCACCAGGTGCGGTgcctcaagcttgtaatcccagcgctttgggaggctgaggcaggtggatcacttgaagtcaggggttcgagaccagcctgggcaacaagcaaaactctttctctataaaaataccaaaaaaaaaaaaaaaaaaaaaaaaagagcagagtgtggcggcatgcacctgtaatcccagctactcggtaggcgaaggttgcagtgagcccagagcgcagcctcccaaagtgtcgcctgggcgacacagcgagaccctatctcaaaaaatattaaactatCCCAAGAAATAAGTCGTTTAGGGTAGAGACTCCCATATGCTGGGCCTTCAGTACGTTTGTCTTTATATTGGGAGTCCTCTGTGGCCTCCGCTGAGGGCGCTGGGGCGGGGGTTGGGGTTGGTGGCCAGCTGAGCCTGGTTGAAGGGCGGCTTGGGCCCCGCCCACCACCCCAGCACGTTCGAGGAGGGCTAAGCCCAGCGTGAGGCTCGTTGGCTCGACAGAGGCACGTGACGGGTCCTGAGCCAATCCGTGGAAGGTAAAAGCTGCTTCCTGTTGGGGCATGAGTCCGGCGCGTGTCGGGTTTTGAGCTGCCGCGGTCCCGGGACTGAGGTGGGTGGCGGGGTCCGCCCGTCTTGGGCGTCACTCCTCGCCAAACCTTTAGCTCAAGTCTTAATGAATGTCCTCTCTGTGGTTCTAATCCGAGCTCCAGCCCCACGGGTTCCTGCAGGGGCGGGACCACCTGGCCCAACCTCTGCCTTGGTCCAACGCCCCCGGTTTCCTCCAGGGCCTTGGTCCAACGCCCCTCGGAGGTTTCAGCCCATTTCACAGACCGGGCCGCAGGGCCCCGGCGTAGGCCTCGGGACCGGAGAGGCCCTCAAGGGGAGTTGAACAGGGCTGCGGCCGCCGCGCCCCGGGCGGCGACGTCACCGCCCTTGCTGGTGATTGGCCGCCTCGCGCCGCGCGCCCTTCAAACCTTTTCTCCCCGTGGCTGTCGGCGCCCGCTGGGCGGGAGGCCTTTCCGGAGGCGGCCGCTCTGCGCCTCGGCGTTTCCTCCAAGGCTGCCCACCAGAAGGACCTGCCCGAGAGGGTAGAGGGCATAGGGTCAAGATCAAGGTCAGAGGCCCCCTTGGGTTGGGAGAGGACACGGAAGGGGTTAGGAGCCCAGGAACTGGGGTCTCAGGAGAGACCCAGGATCTGACTTAAGAGGCCTGAAAATGCCCatgcaattctgcttcagcccgggtgcagcggctcacgcctgtaatcccaacgctttgggaggccgaggcgggcggatcactcgagcccaggaatttgagaccagcctgggcagcatagcgagacccctgtctctattatattaaaaaaaaaaaaaaacaaacccgcTCCAGCCGAATCTGCTTGAAGTTGGCGTTGCTGTTGTAACCACCAGACTGTTTGTCTCCCCATTTAACGGTTAGCTCCTTGGGAGCAGACAGCTGTCCTCACTGGCAGAGGAGGAGCGCTCAGTAAATGCTCGCTGGACGAATAAATGGCTAGATAAGGTACAGTTGAAATTCTGTCTGTATAAGTTTCTCAAAACCAGTAAGATGTCCAGGGATAATTTTTTTGTCAACACTAAATACTGGATTCAGTAAGCTAATACTGTGTGTTTATCATGGCATGTACTCGCACCAAAccctttatttgcatttattacaATTCTGTGAGGAAGGTTCAAACAGCACCGCCCCCACCTCCCTTTGTAAACTGAAGAAACGCAGTTGGACTCAGGTGGATTGGCTGCGGTCCCAAGGCCCCGCTGAGTTGCAGAGGCACTGCCTCCCAAACGCTCTTCTGCGTTCCGCTGTGGGGAGAGGGGCAGAGCACTGTGTGTGGAGTTGGTGGGACCTGATTTCAGCGCTCTGCCCCTCTCTGTCTGGCTGTATGAGTGTGTAAGGGTTACTTTGTCTCAGAATCTCCTCTGTAAAACGACCATTTTGGTTCCCAAGATTACATGGGATAAAGTGCCAGATGCTGGGAAGCTGCGGGACGGGGTGGGGGTGTCGGGGGCGCTCGGATCCTAGTCCAATGCCTAAAGGACAGGCCACTTCGTACCCACTTTGTGGCACGCTGAGCTTGAGCCAAAAGGGAGGACAGGGAAAGTGCCTCTAAATATTTGAGC is drawn from Homo sapiens chromosome 15, GRCh38.p14 Primary Assembly and contains these coding sequences:
- the UNC45A gene encoding protein unc-45 homolog A isoform X1, whose translation is MTVSGPGTPEPRPATPGASSVEQLRKEGNELFKCGDYGGALAAYTQALGLDATPQDQAVLHRNRAACHLKLEDYDKAETEASKAIEKDGGDVKALYRRSQALEKLGRLDQAVLDLQRCVSLEPKNKVFQEALRNIGGQIQEKVRYMSSTDAKVEQMFQILLDPEEKGTEKKQKASQNLVVLAREDAGAEKIFRSNGVQLLQRLLDMGETDLMLAALRTLVGICSEHQSRTVATLSILGTRRVVSILGVESQAVSLAACHLLQVMFDALKEGVKKGFRGKEGAIIVDPARELKVLISNLLDLLTEVGVSGQGRDNALTLLIKAVPRKSLKDPNNSLTLWVIDQGLKKILEVGGSLQDPPGELAVTANSRMSASILLSKLFDDLKCDAERENFHRLCENYIKSWFEGQGLAGKLRAIQTVSCLLQGPCDAGNRALELSGVMESVIALCASEQEEEQLVAVEALIHAAGKAKRASFITANGVSLLKDLYKCSEKDSIRIRALVGLCKLGSAGGTDFSMKQFAEGSTLKLAKQCRKWLCNDQIDAGTRRWAVEGLAYLTFDADVKEEFVEDAAALKALFQLSRLEERSVLFAVASALVNCTNSYDYEEPDPKMVELAKYAKQHVPEQHPKDKPSFVRARVKKLLAAGVVSAMVCMVKTESPVLTSSCRELLSRVFLALVEEVEDRGTVVAQGGGRALIPLALEGTDVGQTKAAQALAKLTITSNPEMTFPGERIYEVVRPLVSLLHLNCSGLQNFEALMALTNLAGISERLRQKILKEKAVPMIEGYMFEEHEMIRRAATECMCNLAMSKEVQDLFEAQGNDRLKLLVLYSGEDDELLQRAAAGGLAMLTSMRPTLCSRIPQVTTHWLEILQALLLSSNQELQHRGAVVVLNMVEASREIASTLMESEMMEILSVLAKGDHSPVTRAAAACLDKAVEYGLIQPNQDGE
- the UNC45A gene encoding protein unc-45 homolog A isoform 3 (isoform 3 is encoded by transcript variant 6), with product MTASSVEQLRKEGNELFKCGDYGGALAAYTQALGLDATPQDQAVLHRNRAACHLKLEDYDKAETEASKAIEKDGGDVKALYRRSQALEKLGRLDQAVLDLQRCVSLEPKNKVFQEALRNIGGQIQEKVRYMSSTDAKVEQMFQILLDPEEKGTEKKQKASQNLVVLAREDAGAEKIFRSNGVQLLQRLLDMGETDLMLAALRTLVGICSEHQSRTVATLSILGTRRVVSILGVESQAVSLAACHLLQVMFDALKEGVKKGFRGKEGAIIVDPARELKVLISNLLDLLTEVGVSGQGRDNALTLLIKAVPRKSLKDPNNSLTLWVIDQGLKKILEVGGSLQDPPGELAVTANSRMSASILLSKLFDDLKCDAERENFHRLCENYIKSWFEGQGLAGKLRAIQTVSCLLQGPCDAGNRALELSGVMESVIALCASEQEEEQLVAVEALIHAAGKAKRASFITANGVSLLKDLYKCSEKDSIRIRALVGLCKLGSAGGTDFSMKQFAEGSTLKLAKQCRKWLCNDQIDAGTRRWAVEGLAYLTFDADVKEEFVEDAAALKALFQLSRLEERSVLFAVASALVNCTNSYDYEEPDPKMVELAKYAKQHVPEQHPKDKPSFVRARVKKLLAAGVVSAMVCMVKTESPVLTSSCRELLSRVFLALVEEVEDRGTVVAQGGGRALIPLALEGTDVGQTKAAQALAKLTITSNPEMTFPGERIYEVVRPLVSLLHLNCSGLQNFEALMALTNLAGISERLRQKILKEKAVPMIEGYMFEEHEMIRRAATECMCNLAMSKEVQDLFEAQGNDRLKLLVLYSGEDDELLQRAAAGGLAMLTSMRPTLCSRIPQVTTHWLEILQALLLSSNQELQHRGAVVVLNMVEASREIASTLMESEMMEILSVLAKGDHSPVTRAAAACLDKAVEYGLIQPNQDGE